In the Acidobacteriota bacterium genome, GACGCGTCCGCCAAAGACAAATTGTGGCGGCATATCCAATTGCACTGCACCGGGGAACAGCACGGGAATTCCTGTCAACCCCAACCCCGCGCGGCTGAACTTGGGATTGTTGGGCAAAATGTCAATGAAGTTGTGGCTTTGTCCAAAAGTTACTTCCAGCACCGAGGTCGGGCTTAAGGAGCCGGTCACCGAACCGGACACGCTGTAGCGATTGTTCGGGAATTTCGCCGAAAAGTCCGGCATGTTCGTGCCGAGCACAAAGGAACCGTAGGCGAAAATCGGGCTGTTTTTGTTGTAAAGATATTTGCCCGTGACGTGCCATTTCTCATTCACGTTCCAGTCTCCGCGATACAAATCCTGCCGTTGCGGGGCACTGTCCGGATCCTGCGTCTGGTAGTTGTAGTTCGCACCGGGGATATTGATGTTGGGCGTGGGATAAATGCTCAGGATTTTCAGCCCTAAAGGATAGAGCCGATTGGCTGGAATTTTGCCCAACACCCCACCATCTTTGAAACAGCCACTGGTGTCATTGGCGTTGCACGGCGCGTTCAAGGTGTAATCCTTAATGTAGGGGAATAACTTGCCGGTGTTGTCGGTCGTTTGCGAAAAGTCGCCAGCCCGTTCCAATGCCGTTGGCACGCGCACCTGACGCGGCGTGTTCGTATTCAGGCGCTTTTGATGTTCCTGGCTGAAGAAGAAAAAGAACTTGTCTTTATCCTTGTTGAATACACCGGGAATGTAGGCTGGACCGCCAATCGTGTAACCAATGTCTCGCTGGTCCAGGCGAGGTTTGGTGATCTTGTTGGTCGGCGTGCTGTTCCGGTTGTTGAGCCAGGTATTGGCGTTCATGCCGTCGTGACGGCGGAATGTGTAAAACGATCCGTGAAAATCTTTCGTCCCACTGCGCGTCACGGCGCTGATCTGTGCGCCCGCCGAACGGCCATATTCGGCCTGATAGTTTGAAGTCAGCACCTTGAATTCGGCAATCGCATCCAGGTTGACGGAAATCATCGTTCCATTGTTGCCGGTGTCCACGATGGCTACACCGTCGAGTTGGAGGTTATTCGCGCTGGTGCGCAAACCGTTGGCTGCAACGTTCGTGATTGCATCACTGTTACCGACGTTATTGTTGAACACGACACCCGTTGCGACCGAGGCCAGATTGACGAAGCCGCGTCCGTTGACGGCGATGTTGCGTACGATTTCACCCTGCACCGCGTAAGATCGTTCGGCGCTCTCGGATTGCACTTGTGTGGCTTCCGCCGTGACGGTGACGGTTTCGCTGGCGGCGCCGACTTCCAACGTGATGTCGCCAAGTGTCATTTTGTCGTTCGCCACCAGAAGCAAACCAGTGCGTTCGGATTTTTTGAAGCCTTTGGCTTCAATGGACAGCGTGTAGGTGCCGGGCGGCACGGTCGGAAAGACGAAACGTCCTTCGTTGTCAGTTGTCGCCGAAAGCGAAAAACTTTTGCCTGCATCAGAAATTTTGACCGAAGCCCCACGAATCGCGGCGTTGTTCTGGTCGGCGATACTTCCTGCAATCGAACCGCTCGTGGTTTGCGCAAAAGCCAAACTCGTCAGTGCGATTGCCAGGAGGAGAAAACTGCTGAGTCGAGTAACCCTGTGCATATCAAAATCCTCCGAAGTGATTGGTGAAGTTATTTTGGACACGTACGTCACAGACTCGGACGCACGCTTGGCGGCATAATGGCCTTCCTTGCCATTACTCCGGCCACGCAGTTGATTGAGTTGAAATGAATTCGAAGCCCAAGACCATCGGGCTTTTTTTTGTTTTCCCAGCAGATATTTTTGGTAAGCGGCGCGGAATATCGCACAACACTCGGAGAACTGCAATATCAGTTGGTCATTCCAACGGATCAAATTTGATTTTTTGGCTAAGGTTTTGAAATGGGAAGACTTAGCAAGTGACCGTGATAAGTGAAATAGACGTGCTCAACCAATTCTTTGCGAAATTCGACACACATCTTGTGCAGGTCTATAAGCTGTCGAATTGAAATTCTGACAAATCAGTCAGTGATTTGAATTCAAGTGCGAAAGGCGGAATTGCGAACAAACTATTTGCTGCCGAGTTTGGCTAAGCGTTGCTGAATATCATCCACCGTTCGGTCGTCACGGCGATATTCTTCTTCGATGAACCTGAGCAGTTTTTTGTAAGCCGCAATGGCCGCCTGGCGCTGGCCGTTCCGTTCGGCGTTACGAGCCGCATCCAGCAGCGAATTGAATTCCACGCCGTTCGGGTTGGCAATGTAAAAACAGATGCTGGCGGCGCGCAAGATAACGGCCTCGCGCGCCTTTGGATCGTTGACGGCGCGACCTTTGAAGCGTTTCAGTTCCAGTAGCGCGTCGTCAATCCGGGCTTGCGCGGCATTGTTGGCCGAAACCTTGATCACGTTTTCGCGCAGCGCCGTCAGCAAGCGCACCCATTCCGCTGATTCGTCAACGTCATAAACGGGTTGCGCTGCGCGTTCGATTTTGCCGGGCGAGTTGGCGATTTCCGACGTGAGTTTGGCGAGCGCCGCAGCGTGTTTTTCCAGAGCAGGGAAGTTGATGCGACCGGGCACATCGGCTTTGGTGTGATAGGCGTAATGCAAGCCGTTCGTGATGCTGATCGCCGGAAGCTCCGCCAATTTGAAATGCCAGTGTTCCGTGCCCAGGAAGCGAATCACGTCATCGCCGAATAGGACAAAAGACGCTTCGCCGGGTTTGTGGCTTTTTTTCTCACTGCTGACAACTTCGGCGAGTTGCGGCGAAAATTCGGCTCCGACGACGTACAGCGTTTCCAGCAATTGATCGCCAAAGCCCGCGCCAAACCCCGTCAGGTTGATTGCCGCGACGGTTTTGCCCATCGGAAACAGCGGACGTTCGGCATACAGTTTCGCGCCGGAATTGTTTTGCTCGCCGCCATCAAACGCGATAAACAACACGCTTCGATTGGGCGGAGTTTTCGCAAGCAACCGCGCAACTTCGATCAGCACGGCTACGCCTGCGGCATTGTCCATCGCTCCGGCAAACGCGCCGCCAAAACCGTCGTAATGTGCGCTGAGAATGACAAACTCATCCTTCTGCGTTTTGCCTTCAACTATGCCAGCGACGTTTGGCGCTGCACCGCTCATTGGTTTCAATCCGGCTTCGCGAAACTGTGCGGCGATAAAGTCAGCGGCTTTCTGCGCGCCTTCGCTTTTTGAAACGCGTCCGGCAAATTCGGCTGATGCCAGTTTTTTGGTAATTGCCTCAACCGTTGACGATTGGGCCGATGCCGATGCGCAAAGGCTGATGAAAACAATTCCCAGGCGAAATGTGTGAAGCATAAAGTTCAAGTTCGTGGCTTAAAAAAATGTTTGGTACAAATCCAGAACATCGTAAGCGTCGTTGACCAGTGGAAGAACGCGCCATTTGTCGAATGCCAGACACGGATGTGAAATGCCGCAACAGACCAAATCGCCGACCTGTAAGCGCTCTTCGCCGCTCAAATCCAGATAGGCATGTTGATCGTTCAGATTGACGATTTTGGCGTTCGTCATTGGCCGAGCCTGACTCAACGAAATGCCTGCTGACAGCGCAAACAGCGGCACGGGCATTCCGGAACAATACGCCGTGTCGCGTTTGCCAAAGGTCAAATATGCGCGGTTCGCTTCGGGAATGGATTGCACATACGACCATAACTCCAACGCCGGTTTGAATTGCGGGATTGCGCCGGCAGAACGTTCGAGCGCCGCGACCTGTTTGCGATCGTACATGCCGTGATCGTGGGTGACATAACATCCGCTGCGAATGACAACGCGAAAGCGTTCCGTCAGCGGTTTGGCCATACGATGAACTCTGTCCAGAAAGGCGCTGCCGCCCAGGCTGAGCAGCGGTAGCTCTTGGCCAGTCCAATGCTCGCGCAAGTGTGACGCCAGCGTTTCCAACCCGCTCAGGAATTGATCCACGATCTGTGCTTCTTCGTCCGTCCTTTGGGCGTTGGCCAAGCCTTCAAAGGCTTCGATGCCGCAAACGTTTAACAGCGCATGTTTGGCGGCTTCGGCGAAAACGTCCAAGCCGTCGGCTTCCGATCGAACGCCGGTTCGCCATCCGTTGCGTCCCCATTCGACTAGCACATTGATCGGGCGCGTAGCGCCGGAACGTTTCAACCCTTCGGCCAGATGTTTGACGCCTGCCACGCTGTCAATCAGGCAATACAGTTCCACGTCCGGATGCGCCTTCATCGCCGCCGCCAAAGAACGCAGGTTCGACGCGCCGACAATCTGATTGGCGATCACAATTCGTTTGATGCCGACGCTAAAACAAATCATCGCCTGCGACACCGAAGCGACCGTCATCGCCCAGGCTCCGTGGTCGAATTGGCGCGCGAAAATTTGTGGGCACATTGTCGTCTTGCCATGCGGAGCCAGCAGAAAATTGTTTTTCGCACACCAGTCGGCCATCGCCCGCAAGTTATGGTCGAGGGCCGATTCTTTCAGCACCATCAGCGGAAATGGCAAATCGCCATTCGGTACGTTCCAGCGTTGAGCTGCGATTTCAGACGAGGAGAGCCTTGTGCCGAACGGCAAGCCTTTGGTTGTGTGGTCGAGAGTTGATTCTTTGAGTGCAGTCAGGTCCATAAATTCTCCAAACGTATATTTTGCTCGCCGCAGA is a window encoding:
- a CDS encoding M28 family peptidase, which produces MLHTFRLGIVFISLCASASAQSSTVEAITKKLASAEFAGRVSKSEGAQKAADFIAAQFREAGLKPMSGAAPNVAGIVEGKTQKDEFVILSAHYDGFGGAFAGAMDNAAGVAVLIEVARLLAKTPPNRSVLFIAFDGGEQNNSGAKLYAERPLFPMGKTVAAINLTGFGAGFGDQLLETLYVVGAEFSPQLAEVVSSEKKSHKPGEASFVLFGDDVIRFLGTEHWHFKLAELPAISITNGLHYAYHTKADVPGRINFPALEKHAAALAKLTSEIANSPGKIERAAQPVYDVDESAEWVRLLTALRENVIKVSANNAAQARIDDALLELKRFKGRAVNDPKAREAVILRAASICFYIANPNGVEFNSLLDAARNAERNGQRQAAIAAYKKLLRFIEEEYRRDDRTVDDIQQRLAKLGSK
- a CDS encoding alanine racemase, which encodes MDLTALKESTLDHTTKGLPFGTRLSSSEIAAQRWNVPNGDLPFPLMVLKESALDHNLRAMADWCAKNNFLLAPHGKTTMCPQIFARQFDHGAWAMTVASVSQAMICFSVGIKRIVIANQIVGASNLRSLAAAMKAHPDVELYCLIDSVAGVKHLAEGLKRSGATRPINVLVEWGRNGWRTGVRSEADGLDVFAEAAKHALLNVCGIEAFEGLANAQRTDEEAQIVDQFLSGLETLASHLREHWTGQELPLLSLGGSAFLDRVHRMAKPLTERFRVVIRSGCYVTHDHGMYDRKQVAALERSAGAIPQFKPALELWSYVQSIPEANRAYLTFGKRDTAYCSGMPVPLFALSAGISLSQARPMTNAKIVNLNDQHAYLDLSGEERLQVGDLVCCGISHPCLAFDKWRVLPLVNDAYDVLDLYQTFF